In one window of Thunnus thynnus chromosome 23, fThuThy2.1, whole genome shotgun sequence DNA:
- the rpl18a gene encoding large ribosomal subunit protein eL20 — translation MKASGTLREYKVIGRLLPSAKNPAPPLYRMRIFAPNHVVAKSRFWYFVSQLRKMKKASGETVYCGLVHEKTPLKVKNFGIWLRYDSRSGTHNMYREYRDLTTSGAVTQCYRDMGARHRARAHSIQIMKVQVIAANKCRRPAIKQFHDSKIKFPLPHRVLRRQHKPRFTTKRPNTFF, via the exons ATGAAGGCGTCCGGCACA CTTAGGGAATACAAAGTCATTGGGCGTCTGCTGCCCTCTGCCAAGAACCCGGCCCCCCCTCTGTACCGGATGAGGATCTTCGCCCCGAACCATGTCGTGGCCAAGTCCCGTTTCTGGTACTTCGTCTCCCAgctgaggaagatgaagaaggCCTCCGGAGAGACAGTCTACTGTGGCCTG GTTCACGAGAAAACCCCGCTGAAGGTGAAGAACTTCGGTATCTGGCTGCGTTACGACTCTCGTAGCGGCACCCACAACATGTACAGAGAGTACAGAGACCTGACCACCTCTGGAGCCGTCACTCAGTGCT ATCGGGATATGGGAGCTCGCCATCGTGCTCGCGCCCACTCCATCCAGATCATGAAGGTGCAGGTCATCGCTGCCAACAAGTGTCGCAGACCCGCCATCAAGCAGTTCCAC GACTCCAAGATCAAGTTCCCTCTGCCTCACAGAGTCCTGCGTCGCCAGCACAAACCCCGCTTCACCACCAAGAGGCCAAACACCTTCTTctaa
- the xpot gene encoding exportin-T: MACQSVAAIMDEQALLGLNPNADAGYRQRAMAYFEQLKESQDAWEVCAEALAKGIYNDDHVKFFCFQVLEHQIKFRHAGLSGAQQQLIRETLMKWLQCQLINAQPEKPFIRNKAAQVFALTFVMEYLTLWPKFFFDILSLVGLNPHGVDVYLRTLMAIDAEVVDRDILHAPEETRRNTLIKDTMREQCIPNLVESWFQILQTYQQSHPELTCQCLEVVGAYVSWIDLNLIANDRFVNLLLSQMSVEELREEACDCLFEIVNKGMDPVDKTKLVESLCQVLQSAGFFNVDQEEDVDFLAKFSRLVNGMGQSLVLSWTKLAKSGNVKEAAETLQAMEAKVPLLLQLLVHEDDDISANIVGFCYEYLHVLKQLPQLTDQQKTNIEAIMLAVMKKLTYDDEYNFENEGEDEAMFVEYRKQLKMLLDRLAQVSPELLLEAVRRVFTNTMQNWQTAPFMEVEVAIRLLYMLGEALPASHGAHFSGDTAKTSALQDMMRTLVSCSVSSYQHSSVSLEFFETVVRYDKFFIVEPQHIPNVLMAFLDQRGLRHNSPKVRSRVAYLFSRFIKTLHKHMNAFTEDILTRIQDLLELTPPENGFPALLTSDDQLFMFEAAGVLIVNGESPAERKQALMRSLLTPLIDAFRLLLAKLPQETEEERQAALADCLSHAVGFASRTSKAFSNKQTVKQCGCTEVYRDCLQTFLPALSCPVQRGVLRSSVRSFLHRMIICMEEEVLPFIPAASEHMLKDCEAKDLQEFIPLISQITAKFKRQVSPFLQQVFMPLVAAIFEVLARPAEDNDQAAALEKQMLRRSYFSFIQTITGSGMNEVMANQGAENIERVVFTIIQGAVDFPDPIAQKTCFIILSKLVELWGGKDGMVGFPDFIYKHIVPACFLAPLKPTFDLSDAQTVLTLSECAVTLKMIHLKRGLEFIQFLQQEYLPSLQVSPEISQELCQVIQQPDIKVLKTYIKAFFQRAKL, from the exons ATGGCCTGCCAGTCTGTCGCTGCAATCATGGACGAGCAGGCCCTGCTGGGGCTCAACCCGAACGCCGACGCCGGCTACAGGCAGAGG GCCATGGCATACTTTGAGCAGCTGAAGGAGTCTCAGGATGCCTGGGAGGTGTGTGCAGAGGCCCTCGCTAAAGGGATTTAcaa tgACGACCATGTGAAGTTCTTCTGCTTCCAAGTTTTGGAACATCAGATCAAGTTCAG ACACGCTGGTCTGAGTGGCGCTCAACAGCAGCTCATCAGAGAGACTCTGATGAAGTGGCTCCAGTGTCAG CTGATAAATGCTCAGCCTGAGAAGCCCTTCATCAGGAACAAAGCAGCTCAAGTGTTTGCCCTGACCTTCGTCATGGAGTACCTCACTCTGTGGCCCAAGTTCTTCTTCGACATCCTGTCTCTGGTGGGTCTGAACCCTCACGGCGTGGATGTCTACCTGAGGACGCTCATGGCCATCGACGCCGAGGTGGTGGACCGAGACATCCTGCACGCACCCGAG GAGACGCGCAGGAACACTTTAATCAAAGACACCATGCGGGAGCAGTGCATCCCAAACCTGGTGGAGTCCTGGTTCCAGATCCTGCAGACGTACCAGCAGTCCCACCCAGAGCTCACCTGTCAGTGTCTGGAGGTGGTGGGAGCCTACGTGTCCTGGATCGACCTCAACCTCATCGCCAACGACCG GTTTGTGAACCTGCTGCTGAGTCAGATGTCGGTGGAGGAGCTCAGAGAGGAGGCCTGCGACTGCCTGTTTGAAATCGTCAACAAAGGAATGGACCCCGTCGATAAAACCAAGCTGGTGGAGTCTCTGTGCCAAGTGCTGCAGTCCGCTGGATTCTTCAACGTGGATCAG GAGGAGGACGTGGACTTCCTGGCCAAGTTCTCGCGGCTGGTGAACGGGATGGGACAGAGTCTGGTGCTGAGCTGGACCAAGCTGGCCAAGTCCGGCAACGTGAAGGAGGCGGCCGAGACGCTGCAGGCCATGGAGGCCAAAgtgccgctgctgctgcagctgctggtgcACGAGGACGACGACATCTCCGCCAACATCGTCGGCTTCTGCTACGAATACCTGCACGTCCTCAAACAG cTTCCTCAGCTGACAGAccagcagaaaacaaacatagaG GCAATCATGCTCGCCGTCATGAAGAAACTGACATACGACGACGAGTACAACTTTGAAAACGag GGTGAGGACGAGGCGATGTTCGTGGAGTACAGGAAGCAGCTGAAGATGCTGTTGGACCGTCTGGCTCAGGTGTCtccagagctgctgctggaggccGTACGCCGAGTCTTCACCAACACCATGCA gaacTGGCAGACGGCTCCGTTCATGGAGGTGGAGGTGGCCATCAGGCTGCTGTACATGCTGGGCGAGGCCCTGCCGGCGTCTCACGGCGCTCATTTCTCTGGAGACACGGCGAAGACGAGCGCTCTGCAGGACATGATGAGGACG CTGGTGTCCTGCAGCGTCAGCAGCTACCAGCACAGCTCGGTGTCTCTGGAGTTCTTTGAAACGGTTGTTCGATACGATAAATTCTTCATCGTGGAGCCTCAGCACATTCCaaatgttttg ATGGCATTTCTGGACCAAAGAGGACTGAGACACAACAGCCCAAAGGTCCGCAGCAGAGTGGCCTACCTCTTCTCCAGATTCATCAAGACTCTGCA TAAACACATGAATGCCTTCACTGAGGACATCCTGACCAGGATCCAGGACCTGCTGGAACTCACTCCTCCT GAAAACGGCTTCCCGGCTCTCCTGACCAGCGACGACCAGCTCTTCATGTTCGAGGCGGCAGGCGTGCTGATAGTGAACGGCGAGAGTCCCGCGGAGAGGAAACAGGCGCTGATGAGGAGCCTTCTGACGCCGCTGATCGACGCCTTCCGCCTGCTGCTCGCCAAACTGCCGCAGGAGacggaggaggagagacaggcCGCCCTCGCCGACTGTCTGAGCCACGCCGTCGGCTTCGCCAG tcGGACCAGCAAAGCTTTCAGCAACAAGCAGACGGTGAAGCAGTGCGGCTGTACGGAGGTCTACAGAGACTGTCTGCAGACCTTCCTGCCTGCGCTGAGCTGCCCCGTCCAGCGGGGGGTGCTGCGCAGCTCCGTGCGCTCCTTCCTGCACCGGATGATCATCTGCATGGAGGAAGAGGTGCTGCCCTTCATCCCCGCAGCCTCCGAACACATGCTGAAGGACTGCGAGGCCAAAGACCTGCAGGAGTTCATCCCGCTCATCAGCCAGATCACCGCCAAGTTCAAG CGGCAGGTGTCTCCATTCCTGCAGCAGGTCTTCATGCCGCTCGTGGCCGCCATCTTCGAGGTGTTGGCGCGGCCGGCGGAGGACAACGACCAGGCGGCCGCCCTGGAGAAACAGATGCTGAGGAGGAGCTACTTCAGCTTCATCCAGACCATCACAGGAAGTGGCATGAACGAGGTGATGGCCAATCAGG GAGCGGAGAACATCGAGCGAGTTGTTTTCACCATCATCCAGGGAGCCGTGGACTTCCCCGATCCCATCGCTCAGAAAACCTGCTTCATCATCCTCTCCAAACTCGTGGAACTGTGGG GAGGTAAAGACGGCATGGTGGGTTTCCCCGACTTCATCTACAAACACATCGTCCCCGCATGTTTCCTGGCTCCTCTCAAAccgacctttgacctctcagATGCTCAGACAGTCCTG acGCTGTCAGAGTGTGCCGTCACGCTGAAAATGATTCATCTCAAAAGG gGGCTGGAGTTTATTCAGTTCTTACAGCAGGAGTATCTGCCCTCACTTCAGGTGTCGCCAGAAATCTCTCAG GAGCTGTGTCAAGTCATCCAGCAGCCAGACATCAAAGTCCTGAAAACTTACATTAAg GCGTTCTTCCAGCGAGCAAAGCTGTAG